The following proteins come from a genomic window of Galactobacillus timonensis:
- the tsaA gene encoding tRNA (N6-threonylcarbamoyladenosine(37)-N6)-methyltransferase TrmO produces MNKDSNPNLSPSFESLEVKPVAIVHTDFPEKFGIPRQADIIKDLKGTIVLTPGYQKPGVFHGLSQYSHLWLIWGFTLSKPGWSPTVRPPRLGGNVRMGVFATRSPFRPNPLGLSAVRIEEIDEDNYSIRIRGVDLVDGTPVYDIKPYIPYSDSIPDAEEGMAALPRPRLTVEIPDILKEKIPTDVLSTLTLILAQDPRPAYQQDESRIYGLKYAGMNVRFTVSADQVLHVVSIDFY; encoded by the coding sequence ATGAACAAAGACAGTAATCCCAATCTTTCGCCTTCGTTTGAATCGCTCGAGGTGAAACCGGTGGCCATCGTTCATACCGATTTTCCCGAAAAGTTCGGCATCCCCCGCCAGGCTGACATCATCAAGGACCTCAAGGGAACGATCGTCCTCACGCCGGGCTATCAGAAGCCGGGTGTCTTTCATGGTCTTTCCCAGTATTCCCACCTCTGGCTGATCTGGGGCTTCACCCTGTCGAAGCCCGGCTGGTCACCGACCGTACGTCCCCCGCGTCTGGGCGGAAATGTACGCATGGGTGTCTTTGCAACACGGTCACCGTTCCGCCCCAATCCGCTCGGCCTTTCCGCCGTGCGCATCGAAGAGATCGATGAAGACAATTATTCGATCAGGATCCGCGGCGTCGATCTGGTGGACGGGACACCGGTCTATGACATCAAGCCCTACATTCCCTACAGCGACAGTATTCCGGATGCCGAAGAAGGCATGGCTGCTCTTCCCCGCCCCCGCCTTACTGTCGAAATACCCGATATTCTGAAAGAAAAGATCCCGACCGATGTGTTATCGACGCTTACTTTAATTCTTGCCCAGGATCCCCGCCCCGCCTACCAGCAGGATGAATCCCGTATCTATGGCCTCAAGTACGCCGGCATGAATGTACGCTTCACCGTTAGTGCCGATCAAGTGCTCCATGTCGTATCCATCGATTTTTATTGA
- the pyrR gene encoding bifunctional pyr operon transcriptional regulator/uracil phosphoribosyltransferase PyrR: MEFKAHLMDEAQLRRSVARISHEIIEKNNGVDGLCLLGIRRRGVPLAHMIADNIHAFEGKDVPVGTIDISLYRDDLSEMGDQARTGSCEIPIDLKDHTIILVDDVIYTGRTVRAGIEAVFAHGRPKSIQLAVLVDRGHRELPLRPDYVGKNVPTSRSELVAVCLPEFDGKMCVDLYSM; encoded by the coding sequence ATGGAATTCAAGGCACATCTGATGGATGAGGCGCAGCTGCGTCGTTCCGTTGCCCGCATTTCGCATGAAATCATTGAGAAAAACAACGGCGTGGACGGACTGTGTCTTCTTGGAATCCGGCGGCGCGGCGTTCCGCTTGCCCATATGATTGCGGATAACATTCACGCCTTTGAGGGAAAGGATGTTCCGGTTGGGACGATCGATATTTCCCTTTACCGCGACGATCTTTCCGAGATGGGCGACCAGGCGAGGACCGGCAGCTGCGAAATCCCGATCGATCTGAAGGATCATACGATCATCCTGGTGGATGATGTGATCTATACGGGACGGACAGTTCGTGCCGGCATTGAGGCGGTATTTGCCCATGGGCGGCCGAAGTCGATTCAGCTGGCAGTGCTGGTGGACCGGGGACATCGGGAGCTGCCGCTGCGTCCGGACTATGTTGGCAAGAATGTTCCGACATCGCGTTCGGAACTGGTTGCCGTATGCCTGCCGGAATTCGACGGAAAAATGTGCGTGGATCTGTATTCAATGTAA
- the tnpA gene encoding IS200/IS605 family transposase, with product MSDNYIHARTCVYNVHYHIVWCVKYRRKVLTPEIETSLQELLKAVGEENGFSVDQCEVGEADQVHCFVSAPPKLSITFIVKHLKGVSGLRLFREYPELRQSLWHGQLWNGSYFVETIGSTSEENVRRYIDRQKNVQR from the coding sequence ATGAGCGATAACTACATTCATGCAAGGACGTGTGTATACAACGTCCATTACCATATTGTTTGGTGTGTCAAATACCGTCGTAAAGTACTGACTCCGGAAATTGAGACCTCTTTGCAAGAACTGCTGAAGGCTGTCGGCGAAGAAAACGGCTTTTCTGTCGATCAGTGCGAAGTTGGTGAAGCGGATCAGGTACATTGTTTTGTGTCTGCACCGCCGAAGCTCTCGATTACGTTTATTGTCAAGCACCTGAAAGGTGTTTCCGGGCTTCGGCTGTTCCGTGAATATCCGGAGTTAAGACAGTCTTTATGGCACGGGCAGTTGTGGAACGGGTCTTATTTTGTTGAAACCATCGGTTCTACAAGCGAAGAAAACGTACGCCGTTACATTGATCGGCAGAAAAATGTTCAGAGGTAA
- a CDS encoding elongation factor G — protein MKDYLANEVRNVTVLGNNGAGKTSVIEACLYHAGQLDRFGKAGDGTTALNFDPEEGKRGMSCYTHLAPVEWKNHKVNFIDTPGYVDYEGEETTGLIVGDNALIVVSAKDGVEAGTERAWKTAVVQRKMPTIFFINKLDDENADFSKTVDELREKFGKSVFLFELPIIDGRKVIGSVNILRKRAWYYDKPGEPQPVPEVIQPKVDEYYSELAEAIAMTDDDLMEKFFSGEEFDEHEIAKGLRLGVRSGEIRPVYCGSAALQTGIERLLDLITEYFPSYAEKGHVDALNAKGQVIQMETNEEESLSAFVFKTIIDPYVGKISYLKVMSGVLNSDSQVYNAQKQVNEKVGQVYVINGKYQIGVGKLFTGDIGAVVKLAVTQTNDTLCTLSKVVHYPEINFPRPMLGYAIWPKTKADEDKMSVGIRNMMEEDRTIRFERNAETGEQVLYGLGDQHIDLILSKLKSKYKVEVNTTVPTVQYRETIKGKAEAQGRYKKQNGGAGQYGDVWVRFEPCDSEDMVFAEEVFGGAVPKQFFPPTEQGLRDCMKHGPLAGFKVVGVKATLYDGSYHPVDSKEVAFKEAAWLAYNAAMPKANPVLLEPIGKAVITVPEAYTGTIMGDLTKRRGMILDMTTNEYGDQVITAEVPMAEMLTYAIDLRAMSQGRGSYIMDFDRYQQAPKDVEAKVVAQAKAKKEAEQK, from the coding sequence ATGAAAGACTATCTTGCGAATGAAGTACGGAACGTAACCGTTCTGGGCAATAACGGGGCAGGAAAAACGAGTGTCATTGAAGCCTGCCTGTATCATGCCGGTCAGCTGGACCGCTTTGGAAAAGCGGGCGACGGTACGACGGCGCTGAACTTTGATCCGGAGGAGGGCAAGCGCGGCATGAGCTGCTATACCCACCTTGCGCCGGTCGAGTGGAAGAACCATAAGGTCAACTTCATCGATACGCCGGGTTATGTTGACTACGAAGGCGAGGAAACGACGGGCCTGATCGTTGGTGATAATGCGCTGATCGTGGTTTCGGCTAAGGATGGCGTTGAAGCGGGTACGGAACGTGCCTGGAAGACGGCCGTTGTGCAGCGGAAAATGCCGACGATCTTCTTTATCAACAAACTGGATGATGAGAATGCGGATTTCTCGAAGACGGTGGATGAGCTGCGTGAGAAATTCGGCAAGTCGGTATTCCTTTTTGAGCTTCCGATCATTGATGGACGTAAGGTGATCGGATCTGTAAACATTCTGCGCAAGCGGGCATGGTACTACGATAAGCCGGGTGAGCCGCAGCCGGTTCCGGAAGTGATTCAGCCGAAGGTGGATGAATACTACAGTGAGCTGGCAGAAGCGATCGCCATGACGGACGACGATCTGATGGAGAAGTTCTTCTCCGGTGAAGAGTTTGATGAACATGAGATTGCGAAGGGTCTGCGTCTTGGTGTTCGCTCCGGTGAGATTCGTCCGGTATACTGCGGCAGTGCTGCGCTGCAGACAGGCATTGAGCGTCTGCTGGATCTGATTACGGAATACTTCCCGTCCTATGCGGAGAAGGGCCATGTGGATGCGCTGAATGCCAAGGGTCAGGTGATCCAGATGGAGACCAACGAGGAAGAGTCGCTTTCGGCATTTGTCTTCAAGACGATCATCGATCCGTATGTCGGTAAGATTTCCTATCTGAAGGTAATGAGCGGCGTCCTGAATTCGGATTCCCAGGTTTACAATGCTCAGAAGCAGGTGAACGAAAAGGTCGGTCAGGTATATGTCATCAATGGCAAGTATCAGATCGGCGTCGGCAAGCTGTTTACGGGTGATATCGGTGCCGTCGTCAAGCTGGCGGTGACGCAGACGAATGATACGCTGTGCACGCTGAGCAAGGTGGTGCACTATCCGGAAATAAACTTCCCGCGTCCGATGCTTGGCTATGCCATCTGGCCGAAGACAAAGGCAGATGAGGACAAGATGTCGGTCGGTATCCGCAACATGATGGAGGAGGATCGTACGATCCGCTTCGAGCGCAATGCGGAGACCGGGGAACAGGTTCTCTATGGACTTGGTGATCAGCACATCGATCTGATCCTTTCCAAGCTCAAGAGCAAGTACAAGGTGGAAGTCAACACGACTGTTCCGACGGTGCAGTATCGTGAAACCATCAAGGGCAAGGCGGAGGCACAGGGCCGCTACAAGAAGCAGAACGGCGGTGCCGGTCAGTATGGCGATGTTTGGGTACGCTTTGAGCCGTGCGACAGTGAGGATATGGTGTTTGCTGAAGAGGTGTTCGGCGGCGCGGTTCCGAAGCAGTTCTTCCCGCCGACGGAGCAGGGTCTGCGCGACTGCATGAAACACGGTCCGCTGGCCGGCTTCAAGGTCGTCGGTGTTAAGGCGACGCTGTACGATGGCTCCTATCATCCGGTCGATTCGAAGGAAGTTGCCTTCAAGGAAGCGGCATGGCTTGCCTACAATGCCGCGATGCCGAAGGCGAATCCGGTTCTGCTGGAGCCGATCGGCAAGGCTGTCATCACCGTTCCGGAAGCCTATACGGGAACGATCATGGGCGATTTGACGAAGCGCCGCGGCATGATTCTGGACATGACCACCAACGAGTATGGTGATCAGGTGATCACTGCTGAAGTCCCGATGGCCGAGATGCTGACATATGCGATCGACCTTCGTGCAATGAGCCAGGGCCGCGGAAGCTATATCATGGATTTTGACCGCTACCAGCAGGCGCCGAAGGATGTCGAAGCCAAAGTCGTAGCACAGGCAAAGGCAAAGAAAGAAGCGGAACAAAAGTAA
- a CDS encoding mechanosensitive ion channel family protein, which produces MENIFDFGSTVFDDGFILFLVRAGLILLFCKILTKIIHRSLNRTAETLTAEKVNATSMGYLEQILKFILYVVALVTILNSVKPLKGAGTALLGATGVITVFVGLAAQETFGNFIAGLTLAIIQPIHVGDVIYIPEKNVTGVVKQITFRHTVLTSWDNHAELLIPNNMMNTVIVQNYAGDGSYYNTMLKVGVAYDTDIDLARRIIQERAASVKGVVDPRSEKEKEAGVPMIPVRLTDFGDSALMLSFRVSSENLAESYDVCSRVREEVLKGFRENNISIPYTTITIDH; this is translated from the coding sequence ATGGAAAATATCTTTGATTTTGGATCGACGGTATTTGATGATGGATTCATTCTGTTTCTGGTGAGAGCCGGTCTGATTCTTCTGTTCTGCAAGATTCTTACCAAAATCATTCATCGCAGCCTCAACCGGACGGCGGAAACACTGACTGCTGAAAAGGTGAATGCAACATCGATGGGCTATCTGGAACAGATCCTGAAGTTCATCCTCTATGTGGTTGCGCTGGTTACGATTCTCAATTCCGTGAAGCCTCTGAAGGGGGCAGGTACGGCGCTGCTTGGCGCGACCGGCGTCATTACGGTATTTGTAGGTCTTGCGGCCCAGGAGACGTTCGGCAACTTCATTGCCGGCCTGACGCTGGCAATCATTCAGCCGATCCATGTGGGTGATGTCATCTACATTCCGGAGAAAAACGTGACCGGTGTCGTGAAGCAGATCACCTTCCGGCATACGGTGCTGACGTCGTGGGACAACCATGCGGAGCTTCTGATTCCAAACAATATGATGAACACTGTGATCGTTCAGAACTATGCGGGGGACGGTTCCTATTACAATACGATGCTCAAGGTCGGGGTGGCATATGATACGGACATCGATCTGGCGCGCCGCATCATTCAGGAGCGTGCCGCTTCCGTTAAGGGTGTTGTTGACCCGCGCAGCGAAAAGGAGAAGGAGGCAGGTGTTCCGATGATTCCGGTACGTCTGACGGATTTCGGGGACAGTGCGCTGATGCTGTCGTTCCGGGTGAGCAGCGAGAATCTTGCAGAGTCGTATGATGTGTGCTCCAGAGTTCGTGAAGAGGTACTGAAGGGATTCCGTGAGAATAACATTTCGATTCCGTATACGACAATTACGATCGATCATTGA
- a CDS encoding rhodanese-like domain-containing protein: protein MFNFRRKAAPNINAMLETVHQTPGAVLIDVREVDEYQEGHIPGAVNIPLSSIGAIETKVPDHDAPLFVYCHSGARSEKAKQYLEQAGYRSVVNIGGIMAYTGNLE from the coding sequence ATGTTCAATTTCAGAAGGAAGGCTGCGCCCAACATCAATGCGATGCTTGAAACCGTTCATCAGACACCGGGTGCTGTGCTGATTGATGTGCGGGAGGTGGATGAATATCAGGAGGGCCATATTCCCGGGGCAGTGAATATTCCTCTTTCGTCGATCGGTGCGATCGAAACAAAGGTCCCGGACCATGATGCGCCGTTGTTCGTCTATTGTCACAGCGGTGCGCGCAGCGAGAAGGCAAAGCAGTATCTGGAGCAGGCAGGGTATCGTTCGGTGGTCAATATCGGCGGTATCATGGCCTATACAGGAAATCTGGAGTGA
- a CDS encoding ATP-binding protein — protein MKKRIFRSVFISMVLVLAASLALITVVLNQHFISLEEERMKTQADLAAAGIETEGMDYLSALDLSDYRVTWIARDGTVLYDSQSDASQMENHADRAEFQGAVVNGSAYATRSSHTLMTATIYYAQLLSDGTVVRIAIARSSLLATFLQLISAFLWILIAAACVSALVAVYMSRKLVKPINEIDLDHPLDMQEYPEMRPLLVRIDDQNKEIAAQLETVHRQEKEFLTVSQAIQEGLVLADANGKILSINLAAKMLLAPDGRNTENISDLAYPDLIGKLFAKAKSFSHAENSVTMPDGRIFNISFDPVTSHKQLTGVSILSYDATETYQAQQMRQEFTANVSHELKTPLQSIMGSAELLENGMVKKQDVPVFLKRIHKEAARMLQLIDDILRLSQLDELEDAREEKMDLAQSVNEALEALSSSFAEHGIHLEKHIETATIKGSPQLVYEIAYNLIDNAIRYNKPDGSLTVSVYPHHAFAVLQVADTGIGIPEASQERIFERFYRVDKSRSRKTGGTGLGLSIVKHAVALCGGTIRLESKEGVGSTFTVNFPLLEDAKQ, from the coding sequence ATGAAAAAACGGATCTTTCGCTCTGTATTCATTTCAATGGTTCTGGTTCTGGCGGCGTCGCTTGCGTTGATCACGGTTGTTCTGAACCAGCATTTCATTTCCCTGGAAGAGGAGAGGATGAAGACACAGGCGGATCTCGCTGCCGCCGGCATCGAGACCGAAGGAATGGATTATCTCTCGGCTCTTGACCTCTCCGACTACCGGGTTACCTGGATTGCAAGAGACGGTACGGTGCTCTACGATTCGCAAAGCGATGCGAGTCAGATGGAGAATCATGCGGACCGTGCAGAGTTTCAGGGGGCGGTAGTCAATGGCAGCGCCTATGCGACCCGCAGCTCACATACGTTAATGACGGCGACCATCTATTATGCACAGCTGCTGTCAGATGGCACGGTGGTGCGGATTGCGATTGCGCGCAGTTCCCTGCTGGCAACATTTCTGCAGCTGATCTCGGCATTCCTGTGGATTCTGATCGCGGCGGCATGCGTCAGTGCACTGGTGGCGGTGTACATGAGCCGGAAGCTTGTGAAGCCGATCAATGAAATTGATCTGGATCATCCGCTTGACATGCAGGAATATCCGGAGATGCGGCCGCTGCTGGTGCGGATTGATGATCAGAACAAGGAAATCGCTGCCCAGCTCGAGACGGTGCACCGCCAGGAGAAGGAGTTTTTGACGGTTTCACAGGCAATCCAGGAAGGCCTGGTGCTTGCGGATGCCAATGGAAAGATTCTGAGCATCAATCTTGCCGCAAAGATGCTGCTGGCTCCGGATGGTAGAAATACGGAAAATATCAGTGATCTTGCCTATCCGGATCTGATCGGAAAGCTGTTTGCAAAGGCGAAGAGCTTCAGCCATGCCGAGAATTCCGTCACGATGCCGGATGGACGAATCTTCAATATCAGCTTTGATCCGGTGACGTCGCACAAGCAGCTGACCGGTGTCAGTATTCTTAGCTATGATGCGACGGAAACCTATCAGGCGCAGCAGATGCGGCAGGAATTTACGGCCAATGTTTCGCATGAGCTCAAGACGCCGCTGCAGTCCATCATGGGATCGGCGGAGCTATTGGAAAACGGGATGGTCAAGAAACAGGATGTTCCGGTGTTCCTGAAGCGGATTCATAAGGAAGCGGCCCGGATGCTGCAGCTGATCGATGATATTCTGAGACTTTCGCAGCTCGATGAGCTGGAAGATGCGCGGGAAGAAAAGATGGATCTTGCGCAGTCGGTGAACGAGGCTCTGGAGGCGCTGTCTTCCAGCTTTGCGGAACACGGTATTCACCTGGAAAAACATATTGAGACCGCCACGATCAAGGGTTCGCCGCAGCTGGTCTATGAGATTGCCTACAACCTGATCGATAATGCGATCCGCTACAACAAACCGGATGGATCGCTGACTGTATCGGTATATCCGCACCATGCCTTTGCGGTGCTGCAGGTGGCGGATACGGGCATCGGTATTCCCGAAGCTTCGCAGGAAAGAATCTTTGAACGCTTCTATCGCGTGGATAAGTCGCGCTCCCGCAAAACGGGCGGCACCGGTCTTGGCTTAAGCATCGTGAAGCATGCCGTTGCTCTGTGCGGAGGAACGATCCGCCTTGAAAGCAAGGAAGGCGTGGGCAGTACGTTTACGGTTAACTTCCCTTTGCTTGAGGACGCGAAACAATAA
- a CDS encoding desulfoferrodoxin family protein produces the protein MKSLKFVRCDTCGKIAVVLKDSPCPTMCCGKEMTVLEPNTTDAAQEKHVPVVTREGNTITVTVGSVEHPMLPEHYIQWIVLETENGFRVAELKPGDKPQVKFFENEKVIAVYEYCNLHGLWKTEA, from the coding sequence ATGAAATCATTAAAGTTCGTTCGCTGCGACACCTGCGGCAAGATTGCCGTCGTACTCAAGGACAGCCCGTGCCCTACGATGTGCTGCGGAAAGGAAATGACCGTACTTGAGCCCAACACCACGGATGCTGCACAGGAGAAGCACGTTCCGGTCGTAACCCGTGAAGGCAACACCATTACTGTAACGGTTGGCTCCGTAGAACATCCGATGCTGCCGGAGCACTATATTCAGTGGATCGTACTCGAGACGGAAAACGGATTCCGCGTCGCAGAGCTGAAACCGGGTGACAAGCCTCAGGTCAAGTTCTTCGAAAACGAAAAGGTCATCGCCGTCTACGAATACTGCAATCTGCACGGTCTCTGGAAAACAGAAGCATAA
- a CDS encoding M48 family metallopeptidase, whose translation MNRIEWNGYPLEYEARRMRSFRLTVRNDGTIVLHYPHGCSRQDAFRFLEEKKDWVLKQEQAVSMRGQSDREDQSSDVIYWLGEAKHVRTETSVRSHCRLEGDTIVFALRDPEDTATGEAAFRRLAARKLMELLNEERPVWDREICAANGFPYPEIRLRWMRSEWGSCTYGRGRITMNLRLIHYPQICLHYVLLHEYTHFLVHGHGPAFWREVAGRMADYRDAEMILKEGVQDGKYL comes from the coding sequence GTGAATCGGATCGAATGGAACGGTTATCCACTGGAATATGAGGCGCGGAGGATGCGCAGCTTTCGTCTTACCGTGCGCAATGACGGTACCATCGTTCTGCATTATCCTCATGGCTGTTCGCGTCAGGATGCGTTCCGGTTTCTCGAAGAGAAGAAAGACTGGGTCCTGAAGCAGGAGCAGGCGGTCTCCATGCGGGGGCAGAGTGATCGGGAAGATCAAAGTTCCGATGTCATCTACTGGCTTGGGGAAGCAAAGCATGTGCGGACAGAAACATCTGTACGCAGCCATTGTCGGCTGGAGGGGGATACGATTGTCTTTGCGCTGCGGGATCCTGAAGATACGGCAACCGGGGAAGCTGCGTTCCGCCGTCTTGCGGCGAGAAAGCTGATGGAACTGCTGAATGAGGAACGGCCCGTCTGGGACCGGGAAATCTGTGCAGCAAACGGTTTTCCCTATCCTGAGATTCGTCTACGCTGGATGCGTTCCGAGTGGGGCAGCTGTACCTACGGGCGGGGAAGGATTACGATGAATCTGCGGCTGATCCATTATCCGCAGATTTGTCTGCATTATGTTCTGCTGCATGAATATACGCATTTTCTGGTTCATGGCCACGGTCCGGCCTTCTGGCGGGAAGTGGCTGGGCGAATGGCCGATTACAGGGATGCTGAAATGATACTGAAGGAAGGGGTTCAAGATGGAAAATATCTTTGA
- the glyA gene encoding serine hydroxymethyltransferase, which produces MEDLELENAIHAEEVRQSHNIELIASENFVSKEVREAAGSVLTNKYAEGYPGHRYYGGCANVDVVENLARDRACRLFGADHANVQPHSGSQANMAAYFSLLKTGDTILGMDLAAGGHLTHGAKVSFSGKFFNSVSYGVDRETERIDYDAVRKIANEVHPQMIVAGASAYAREIDFAEFRRIADECGAYLMVDMAHIAGLVAAGYHMNPVPYADIVTTTTHKTLRGPRGGMILCREQYAKAVDHAVFPMLQGGPLCHIVAAKAACLYEALQPEFKTYIGNVVANAKALGGALEEEGMRLVTGGTDNHLVLVDVLNSIGVTGVEAEKALDEVNITVNKNAIPFDTTKPTVDSGIRLGSAAMTTKGYSADDFRTIGHWIGTVLKNKDNAGVKAKVKEQVLAMTAAHPFE; this is translated from the coding sequence ATGGAAGATCTTGAACTGGAAAACGCAATACACGCAGAAGAAGTGCGGCAGAGTCATAATATCGAGCTGATTGCGTCGGAGAACTTTGTTTCGAAGGAAGTACGGGAAGCCGCCGGGTCTGTTCTGACCAATAAATATGCGGAAGGCTATCCGGGCCATCGCTATTACGGTGGCTGCGCCAATGTTGATGTCGTCGAGAATCTGGCACGTGACAGGGCCTGCCGGCTGTTTGGGGCGGATCATGCGAATGTGCAGCCTCACTCCGGATCACAGGCCAACATGGCTGCCTATTTCTCCCTTCTCAAGACGGGAGATACGATTCTCGGCATGGATCTTGCGGCAGGCGGACATCTGACGCATGGCGCCAAGGTATCATTCTCGGGCAAGTTCTTCAACAGTGTTTCCTATGGCGTTGATCGTGAGACGGAGCGGATCGATTACGATGCGGTCCGTAAGATCGCAAACGAGGTTCATCCGCAGATGATCGTCGCCGGTGCTTCGGCGTATGCGCGTGAAATCGACTTCGCCGAGTTCCGCAGGATTGCGGATGAATGCGGCGCGTACCTGATGGTGGACATGGCGCATATCGCCGGCCTTGTCGCGGCAGGATACCATATGAACCCGGTGCCTTATGCGGATATCGTGACAACGACGACGCATAAGACGCTCCGCGGTCCGCGCGGGGGCATGATCCTTTGCCGTGAGCAGTATGCAAAGGCGGTGGACCATGCTGTGTTCCCGATGCTGCAGGGTGGGCCGCTGTGCCATATCGTTGCGGCCAAGGCGGCATGTCTCTATGAGGCGCTGCAGCCGGAATTCAAGACCTATATCGGCAATGTCGTAGCCAATGCAAAGGCTCTGGGCGGGGCCCTGGAAGAAGAGGGTATGCGTCTTGTAACAGGAGGGACGGACAATCATCTGGTCCTCGTCGATGTACTCAATTCGATCGGTGTCACCGGCGTTGAGGCGGAGAAGGCACTGGATGAAGTGAACATTACGGTAAATAAGAACGCGATTCCGTTTGATACGACGAAGCCGACGGTCGATTCGGGTATTCGCCTTGGTTCGGCGGCGATGACAACCAAAGGCTACAGTGCAGATGATTTCCGCACCATCGGCCATTGGATCGGAACGGTTCTTAAGAATAAGGATAATGCTGGAGTGAAGGCAAAAGTGAAGGAACAGGTGCTGGCCATGACGGCTGCCCATCCCTTTGAATAA
- a CDS encoding ankyrin repeat domain-containing protein → MDQVNQEFFDAAARGDFAKVCAMVSKGANVNVTNGDGRTALMRSAKRGYADIVRYLLDNGADARARDKNNKTALMGAAKKGHLDIVKMLVHAGSNINAHDNKGRTSLMRAALLGETDVVKYLIEKGADVNARDEEGRTALMEAVNAYKVDSIEALLDAGADVNAEDQRGCTALMRAAYIGYPELVKYLLSKGADKNHTDYEGNLPIHYVRKECFEDLKTLLA, encoded by the coding sequence ATGGATCAGGTGAATCAGGAATTCTTTGATGCAGCAGCACGCGGTGACTTTGCCAAGGTCTGCGCCATGGTATCCAAGGGTGCCAATGTCAACGTTACCAACGGTGACGGGCGTACGGCACTGATGCGCAGCGCCAAGCGGGGCTATGCGGACATTGTCCGTTATCTGCTCGATAATGGTGCAGATGCACGGGCACGTGACAAGAACAACAAGACAGCTTTGATGGGTGCAGCCAAGAAGGGGCATCTGGATATTGTCAAGATGCTGGTTCATGCAGGTTCAAACATCAACGCTCATGATAATAAGGGACGTACGTCGCTGATGCGCGCAGCATTGCTTGGCGAGACGGATGTAGTGAAGTATCTCATTGAAAAGGGTGCGGATGTCAATGCCCGTGATGAAGAGGGACGTACGGCGTTGATGGAAGCAGTCAATGCCTACAAGGTGGATTCGATTGAGGCGCTGCTGGATGCCGGCGCTGATGTCAATGCGGAGGATCAGCGCGGATGCACGGCTCTGATGCGGGCGGCATATATCGGCTATCCGGAACTCGTGAAGTATCTGCTTTCCAAGGGCGCAGACAAGAACCATACGGACTATGAAGGAAATCTTCCGATTCACTATGTCCGCAAGGAATGCTTTGAGGATCTGAAGACCCTGCTCGCCTGA
- a CDS encoding response regulator transcription factor, whose protein sequence is MIYIVEDDEDIQQIELYTLQNTGFEAKGFSDGAEFWAAMQANKPDLVILDVMLPDEDGVQILKKLKGDTQTAGIPVIFASAKGTEFDKIKGLDLGADDYLVKPFGMMEMVSRVKAVMRRSSAPVSQAPVSGPIEIRLDQHKVFVYGKEVELTLKEFELLNLLLSHPGIVFTREQMLEQIWGFLYDGETRTVDVHIGTLRQKLGEAGKQIETVRGVGYRYRR, encoded by the coding sequence ATGATTTACATTGTTGAAGATGATGAAGATATTCAGCAGATTGAGCTGTATACCCTGCAGAATACAGGTTTTGAGGCAAAGGGCTTTTCGGATGGGGCAGAGTTCTGGGCCGCAATGCAGGCGAATAAGCCGGATCTTGTGATTCTCGATGTGATGCTGCCGGATGAGGACGGGGTTCAGATTCTGAAGAAGCTCAAGGGAGATACTCAGACCGCCGGCATTCCGGTGATCTTTGCTTCGGCAAAGGGAACGGAGTTTGACAAGATCAAGGGACTCGATCTGGGAGCGGATGATTATCTTGTCAAGCCGTTCGGCATGATGGAAATGGTTTCACGGGTCAAGGCGGTCATGCGCCGTTCTTCGGCACCGGTTTCTCAGGCCCCGGTAAGCGGGCCGATCGAGATCCGTCTTGATCAGCACAAGGTATTCGTCTATGGCAAGGAAGTGGAACTGACGCTGAAGGAGTTTGAGCTGCTTAATCTTCTGCTGTCGCATCCGGGCATTGTCTTTACCCGGGAACAGATGCTGGAGCAGATCTGGGGCTTTCTGTATGATGGCGAAACACGGACGGTGGATGTCCATATCGGAACGCTGCGGCAGAAGCTCGGTGAAGCCGGCAAGCAGATTGAAACGGTACGCGGCGTAGGCTACCGCTATCGGAGGTGA